In the genome of Rhodamnia argentea isolate NSW1041297 chromosome 3, ASM2092103v1, whole genome shotgun sequence, one region contains:
- the LOC115753557 gene encoding calmodulin-binding receptor-like cytoplasmic kinase 2 — MFGRRTPNADVRSTPDRFAFSPSSTYSAASSTVSSKSRSGNNPVAVAVRSIADAFSGCFMPPEPDASKSYGVSGDLRAPSVASKASRNSSERTRGIYVSSYNSMQDREPGSVTFTMEEIYAATRNFSPSFKIGQGGFGTVYKGRLADGTVVAVKRAKKSVYDKHLGVEFQSEIRTLARVEHLNLVKFYGFLEHEDERIVVVEYVPNGTLREHLDCMHSSILDVAARLDIAIDVAHAVTYLHVYTDHPIIHRDIKSSNILLTENFRAKVADFGFARLAADTDSGETHVSTQVKGTAGYLDPEYLRTYQLTEKSDVYSFGVLLVELITGRRPIEPKRELMERITARWAMKKFTEGDAITTLDPRLERTDPTNFVLEKILELALQCLAPHRRSRPSMRRCAEILWGIRKDYRELSPPDFRSSSRSERSTSVREE, encoded by the exons ATGTTCGGTCGCCGGACACCAAACGCCGATGTACGGTCGACGCCGGACCGGTTCGCTTTCTCCCCGAGCTCAACCTACTCCGCCGCCTCCTCCACCGTCTCCAGCAAGTCGAGATCCGGCAACAATCCCGTCGCGGTCGCGGTCCGATCGATCGCCGACGCCTTCTCCGGTTGCTTCATGCCGCCGGAGCCTGATGCCTCCAAGAGCTACGGAGTCTCCGGTGACTTGAGAGCTCCCTCAG TGGCATCAAAGGCATCCAGAAACAGCAGCGAGAGAACCCGCGGGATATATGTGAGTTCTTACAATTCGATGCAAGATAGGGAGCCTGGAAGCGTTACATTCACAATGGAAGAAATATATGCAGCCACCAGGAATTTTTCCCCCTCATTCAAGATTGGGCAGGGTGGTTTTGGGACAGTCTACAAGGGCAGACTCGCAGACGGAACAGTTGTCGCTGTGAAACGCGCCAAAAAG AGTGTATATGATAAGCATTTGGGTGTGGAGTTTCAAAGCGAAATTCGCACGCTGGCACGGGTGGAACATTTGAATTTGGTCAAGTTCTATGGATTCTTGGAGCATGAAGATGAAAGAATCGTTGTGGTGGAGTACGTTCCAAATGGAACCCTGAGGGAACATTTGGATT GTATGCACAGTAGCATTCTTGACGTCGCTGCAAGGCTAGATATTGCTATCGACGTAGCTCACGCCGTAACCTACCTTCATGTGTATACAG ATCATCCGATAATCCACAGGGACATAAAGTCCTCAAATATTCTCCTCACTGAAAACTTCCGAGCAAAGGTAGCGGACTTTGGTTTTGCTAGACTTGCAGCTGACACTGATTCTGGTGAAACTCATGTTTCGACTCAAGTAAAAGGAACAGCAGGCTACTTAGATCCAGAGTACCTAAGAACCTATCAGCTTACGGAGAAGAGTGATGTATACTCATTTGGAGTGCTATTGGTGGAGCTGATCACCGGAAGGCGTCCCATCGAACCAAAACGCGAACTGATGGAACGGATAACTGCACGATGG GCCATGAAGAAATTCACGGAGGGAGATGCCATAACAACCTTGGACCCTAGGCTTGAAAGAACTGATCCGACTAACTTTGTCCTGGAAAAGATTCTCGAGCTGGCTTTGCAGTGCCTGGCTCCGCACAGGCGGAGTAGGCCAAGCATGAGGAGATGTGCAGAGATCCTGTGGGGCATACGCAAAGATTACCGAGAACTTTCGCCACCCGACTTCCGTTCGTCATCTCGTTCTGAAAGGAGTACTTCAGTGAGGGAAGAATAA
- the LOC115733392 gene encoding uncharacterized protein LOC115733392, protein MVPPMRQGLRSDKAVEVDANETLPFENFIMTGTNAIAPNVTTPPMINTSLIPVAEPSNDESAKLLAKLDRRLREVEGSHHPPPIDFSIYAKVQVPEKFKMPDFEKYEGTSNPIQHIRMYQSLMYKYISNGPFMVQTFQAGLKDAAMRWYIDFKINQMENWEEAANAFVKHFGFNLDINVSREDLEQAEMKKGENLKQYATRWRNIASQLRPEPPERELMRLFVSTLPQAMRSRLVGTAAQSFGQLVIMGEDIEIAMKRGWLGDNSSASKRPLVKKEPTIEVNMVYAQKAVARNPGKRLPLNKASPALVNKISGLINEHMINI, encoded by the exons ATGGTTCCGCCGATGCGTCAAGGCCTTCGTTCTGATAAAGCTGTGGAAGTGGATGCCAACGAGACGTTACCCTTCGAGAATTTTATCATGACTGGAACTAATGCCATTGCACCTAATGTGACCACACCCCCTATGATCAATACTTCCCTGATTCCCGTGGCTGAACcatcaaatgatgaaagtgCAAAGCTATTGGCCAAGCTTGATCGGAGGCTTCGCGAGGTAGAGGGCTCGCACCACCCGCCTCCCATTGACTTCTCCATTTATGCTAAGGTGCAagtgccggaaaagttcaaaatgccagATTTTGAGAAGTATGAGGGCACCTCCAACCCTATCCAGCATATTCGGATGTACCAATCATTGATGTATAAGTACATATCCAATGGCCCCTTCATGGTCCAAACTTTTCAAGCCGGTCTCAAGGATGCAGCAATGAGATGGTACATTGACTTTAAAATTAACCAGATGGAGAACTGGGAAGAGGCGGCCAATGCTTTTGTCAAGCATTTCGGATTCAACCTGGATATTAATGTTTCTAGGGAAGACCTTGAGCAAGCCGAgatgaaaaagggagagaatctcaagcagtatgccactaGATGGAGGAATATCGCATCTCAACTAAGGCCCGAGCCTCCGGAGCGTGAGCTAATGAGGCTATTTGTGTCTACTCTTCCCCAAGCTATGAGATCACGATTGGTAGGAACCGCAGCCCAATCTTTCGGTCAACTCGTTATAATGGGTGAAGATATTGAGATTGCTATGAAGAGGGGATGGCTCGGTGATAATAGTTCAGCAAGCAAGCGTCCTCTAGTAAAGAAAGAACCGACAATTGAGGTGAACATGGTCTATGCCCAAAAAGCCGTGGCTCGGAATCCTGGAAAGCGGTTGCCGCTCAACAAAGCAAGCCCGGCTCTAGTCAACAAAATCAGCGGACTTATCAAC GAGCACATGATAAACATATAG
- the LOC115729179 gene encoding probable E3 ubiquitin-protein ligase RHB1A has product MGGCCCSTRKAHLNGAPVYYYYPPSLEEHESLTSHDATAAAITSGFLVDLQLEASIPDNFRPPPLPLPYDAVLRSLPIGTDSVRESVCLDHMEPDYKAQSTALLGSPKAIEVSKSNDVDVSVADEEDVCPICLEGYNEGNPRFITNCEHHFHLSCILEWMERSDICPICDKIMEFNNSFDL; this is encoded by the exons ATGGGAGGCTGCTGTTGTTCGACTCGTAAAGCTCATCTGAATGGGGCACCTGTATATTATTAT TATCCTCCATCTTTGGAAGAGCATGAGTCCCTCACATCGCATGATGCTACTGCTGCTGCCATCACATCAGGATTTTTAGTCGATTTGCAGTTAGAGGCATCAATACCCGATAATTTTCGTCCTCCACCGCTGCCTTTACCCTATGACGCAGTGTTGAGATCACTACCAATAGGCACTGACTCTGTTAGAGAATCAGTTTGCCTAGACCACATGGAGCCAGACTATAAAGCTCAGTCAACTGCTCTGTTAGGCTCTCCAAAAGCAATTGAAGTTTCTAAATCAAATGACGTCGATGTTTCGGTAGCAGATGAGGAGGATGTTTGTCCTATTTGTCTTGAAG GGTACAATGAGGGTAACCCAAGATTCATCACAAATTGTGAACACCATTTTCACCTCTCGTGCATCCTGGAGTGGATGGAAAGAAGTGACATCTGTCCCATCTGTGATAAG ATCATGGAATTCAACAATTCCTTCGATTTGTAG